In one Bacteroides intestinalis DSM 17393 genomic region, the following are encoded:
- a CDS encoding nitroreductase family protein: MIRERTFAEALEHRRSYYSISNDSPVQDEEIVHIIRTAVKYVPSAFNSQTTRVVLLLGDEHQKLWRIVKDQLEERLSEEQYRQSEKKIDTSFSCGYGTILFFEDRSIVEGLQKQFPTYQDNFPTWSQQTSAMHQLAIWTMLEDKGLGASLQHYNPLIDEDVRSTWHLPEAWQLIAQMPFGTPVAEPGEKEFNDLSERIKIFI; the protein is encoded by the coding sequence ATGATCAGAGAACGGACATTTGCCGAAGCATTGGAGCATCGGCGCAGTTATTATTCTATCAGTAACGACTCTCCGGTTCAGGACGAGGAAATTGTACACATCATCCGTACAGCAGTGAAGTATGTGCCTTCGGCATTTAATTCGCAGACCACACGAGTAGTGCTGTTACTGGGTGATGAACACCAGAAACTATGGAGAATTGTGAAGGATCAGTTGGAAGAACGCTTGTCCGAAGAACAATATCGCCAGTCGGAAAAGAAGATCGATACTTCGTTCTCTTGCGGATATGGCACGATACTCTTCTTTGAAGACCGCTCCATTGTGGAAGGATTACAAAAACAATTCCCTACCTATCAGGATAATTTCCCGACGTGGTCTCAACAAACTTCTGCCATGCATCAGCTGGCCATCTGGACTATGCTCGAAGATAAAGGTCTGGGTGCTTCCCTGCAACATTATAACCCGTTGATTGACGAAGACGTACGCAGTACGTGGCATCTTCCTGAGGCTTGGCAACTGATTGCACAGATGCCTTTCGGTACTCCTGTTGCCGAACCGGGCGAGAAAGAATTTAATGATTTGAGCGAACGCATTAAAATTTTTATCTGA
- a CDS encoding DUF6377 domain-containing protein, whose translation MKDRYLLFVISLLFCCLLQAQEKIDSLLVVLDRTIENTAQYEQARLKRIDQIKEYFRTRKSTSPSEEYHINQQLFDEYEAYICDSARYYINRNIEIALQNNNQDWLNEAKLKKASILGKTGLYAEGVALLKSIDSKQLSREQLIEYYITFEDIYLYHAEYAMDDEYQIEYLNNLYTYRDSVLQMVEEGSYQYVIAYTPELLQQGRGEEAIEMLEAYHQKLSPDTRDYAVVTSILAFIYQSTGHREKQKEYLIKSAIADIRGVVKENNSLRALAELLYEEGQLQRADVYMKRSMEDANFYNARLRNVQASRMLPVIDHAYQVEKQKHQQVLQIFLVVTSLLTLFLACAVWYVIRQVKKLARARQDLLAVNEELKLLNERLIEVNQRQHETNDSLTEANHIKEEYVGRFMGLCSTYIDKLEGYRRMLNKQAASGKVEELYKTLKSSRFIDEELKEFYQNFDNSFLSIFPDFVKRFNELLPEEERIIPKQDERLTTELRIFALIRLGITDSAKIAGFLRYSITTIYTYRSKLKNRSLCRDNFEEEVMKIGSFAG comes from the coding sequence ATGAAAGATCGGTACCTGCTTTTTGTAATCTCTTTGCTGTTCTGTTGCCTTCTGCAAGCGCAGGAGAAAATAGATTCTTTACTGGTAGTGCTGGACAGGACAATTGAGAATACCGCTCAATATGAGCAGGCCAGGCTGAAACGCATTGATCAGATTAAAGAATATTTCCGGACTCGTAAGAGTACTTCTCCTTCCGAGGAATACCATATCAATCAACAACTTTTTGATGAATATGAAGCGTATATTTGCGATTCTGCAAGATACTACATCAATCGCAATATCGAGATTGCCCTTCAGAATAATAATCAAGACTGGCTGAATGAAGCCAAACTGAAGAAAGCAAGCATCTTGGGAAAAACGGGTCTGTATGCGGAAGGCGTGGCATTATTGAAGTCTATAGACAGCAAACAACTCTCCAGAGAACAACTCATTGAATATTACATCACTTTTGAGGATATTTATCTCTATCATGCAGAGTATGCGATGGACGATGAATATCAGATTGAATATCTGAATAACCTGTATACTTACCGCGACTCTGTATTGCAGATGGTAGAAGAGGGATCTTATCAGTATGTCATAGCTTATACTCCCGAACTTCTGCAACAAGGAAGAGGTGAGGAAGCCATCGAAATGTTAGAAGCTTATCATCAGAAACTTTCGCCGGATACGCGAGATTATGCGGTAGTAACTTCTATTCTTGCCTTTATCTATCAGAGTACAGGACATCGAGAAAAGCAAAAAGAGTACTTGATAAAGAGTGCAATTGCTGATATTCGTGGTGTGGTGAAAGAGAATAATTCCTTGCGTGCATTGGCGGAACTGTTATATGAAGAGGGACAATTGCAACGGGCGGATGTTTATATGAAACGCAGTATGGAAGATGCCAATTTCTACAATGCCCGTCTCCGGAATGTGCAGGCTTCAAGGATGCTTCCCGTCATAGACCATGCCTATCAAGTGGAAAAACAGAAACATCAGCAAGTGTTGCAGATATTTCTGGTCGTTACCAGTTTACTGACACTGTTTTTGGCATGTGCGGTCTGGTATGTAATTCGTCAGGTGAAGAAACTGGCCCGTGCGCGGCAGGATTTGCTGGCTGTGAATGAAGAATTGAAACTTCTCAATGAAAGATTGATTGAAGTAAATCAGAGACAGCACGAAACGAATGATTCGCTGACGGAGGCTAATCATATTAAAGAGGAGTACGTCGGTCGGTTTATGGGATTGTGTTCCACATACATTGACAAGTTGGAGGGATACCGCCGGATGCTTAACAAACAAGCTGCTTCGGGAAAGGTGGAAGAACTCTACAAAACGTTGAAATCGTCCCGTTTCATCGATGAGGAGCTGAAAGAATTCTATCAGAACTTCGATAATTCGTTTCTTAGTATTTTCCCTGATTTTGTGAAACGCTTTAATGAGTTGTTGCCGGAAGAAGAAAGAATTATTCCTAAACAAGATGAACGGCTGACAACAGAGCTTCGTATATTCGCCCTGATTCGTTTGGGCATTACGGATAGTGCCAAGATTGCAGGATTCCTGCGTTATTCCATTACTACCATTTATACCTATCGTTCCAAATTGAAGAATCGCTCTCTTTGCCGTGATAATTTTGAAGAAGAGGTGATGAAAATAGGTTCTTTTGCAGGATAA
- a CDS encoding ribonuclease H1 domain-containing protein: protein MSKEKFYVVWSGVNPGIYTSWTDCQLQTKGYEGAKYKSFETREEAEKAFASSPYEYIKRSSPTVPAQKKDVNAPLPSSVVENSLAVDAACSGNPGAMEYRGVHVASRQEIFHFGPVYGTNNIGEFLAIVHGLALLKQKGFDMPIYSDSVNAISWIKQKKCKTKLPREPKTEELFKLIERAEKWLRENTYTTKILKWETKQWGEIPADFGRK, encoded by the coding sequence ATGAGTAAAGAGAAGTTTTACGTTGTATGGTCAGGCGTCAATCCGGGTATTTATACTTCCTGGACGGACTGTCAGTTACAAACCAAAGGCTACGAAGGAGCGAAATACAAGTCGTTCGAGACACGCGAAGAAGCGGAAAAGGCCTTTGCATCTTCTCCGTATGAATATATCAAACGATCCTCTCCGACTGTTCCCGCCCAAAAGAAAGATGTGAATGCCCCTCTTCCCTCATCTGTCGTAGAGAATAGCCTTGCCGTAGATGCTGCCTGTAGCGGCAATCCCGGAGCTATGGAATATCGTGGCGTACACGTGGCTAGCCGACAAGAAATATTTCATTTCGGTCCGGTATATGGTACAAATAATATCGGTGAGTTTCTTGCTATCGTCCACGGACTTGCCCTACTAAAACAGAAAGGCTTCGATATGCCCATTTACAGTGACAGCGTGAATGCTATCAGTTGGATCAAGCAGAAGAAATGCAAAACGAAACTACCACGTGAACCTAAGACAGAAGAACTTTTCAAACTAATAGAACGTGCTGAGAAGTGGTTACGCGAAAATACGTATACTACCAAAATTCTAAAATGGGAAACCAAGCAGTGGGGAGAAATACCTGCTGATTTCGGAAGAAAATAA
- a CDS encoding RNA polymerase sigma factor, which produces MQEISFRNDILPLKDKLFRLALRITFDRAEAEDVVQETLIRVWNKRDEWTQFGSIEAYCLTVAKNLAIDRSERKDAQTVELTPEMDRASGASNPYDHLVDKEQMTLIHRLVNELPDKQRLIMQLRDIEGKSYKEIAVVLHLTEEQVKVNLFRARQKVKQRYLDIDGYGL; this is translated from the coding sequence ATGCAAGAAATCAGTTTTCGGAATGACATTCTCCCTCTGAAAGACAAACTCTTTCGGTTGGCTCTCCGGATTACTTTCGACAGAGCAGAGGCAGAAGACGTTGTGCAAGAAACACTGATAAGAGTCTGGAACAAGCGTGATGAGTGGACGCAATTCGGTTCTATTGAGGCTTATTGCCTGACAGTGGCAAAGAATCTGGCAATAGACCGTAGCGAAAGAAAAGACGCTCAGACCGTGGAACTGACACCTGAAATGGATCGGGCTTCCGGAGCATCCAACCCTTATGATCATCTGGTGGATAAAGAGCAAATGACCCTTATCCATCGCTTGGTCAATGAGCTTCCCGATAAACAAAGGCTGATCATGCAGCTTCGGGATATAGAGGGTAAGAGTTATAAAGAAATCGCGGTCGTCCTGCATTTAACAGAGGAACAGGTAAAAGTAAACCTCTTCAGGGCAAGGCAAAAAGTGAAACAACGGTATTTAGATATAGATGGTTATGGACTGTAA
- a CDS encoding shikimate kinase yields the protein MIRIFLTGYMGAGKTTLGKAFARELNIPFIDLDWYIEERFHKSIRELFIERGEASFRELERTMLHEVAEFENVIISTGGGTPCFFDNMEYMNDNGQTVFLDVHPDVLFRRLRVATQQRPILQGKTDEELRAFIIEALEKRAPHYGKARYRFDAGQLESRRQIADSVQQLRSLLGI from the coding sequence ATGATACGTATTTTTTTAACCGGTTACATGGGAGCCGGTAAAACAACTTTAGGAAAGGCTTTTGCCCGCGAACTGAATATACCGTTCATCGATTTGGACTGGTATATCGAAGAACGTTTTCACAAATCCATACGTGAATTGTTCATAGAGCGGGGGGAGGCCTCTTTTCGTGAACTGGAGCGAACCATGCTACATGAAGTGGCTGAGTTTGAAAACGTCATTATCTCGACCGGAGGCGGTACTCCTTGCTTCTTCGATAATATGGAGTACATGAACGATAACGGACAGACTGTTTTTCTGGATGTTCATCCTGACGTTCTGTTCCGTCGATTGCGAGTGGCTACGCAGCAACGTCCCATTCTGCAAGGAAAAACGGACGAAGAATTGCGGGCTTTCATAATAGAAGCCTTGGAAAAACGTGCGCCGCACTATGGTAAGGCAAGGTATCGTTTTGATGCCGGACAATTGGAAAGCCGTCGGCAAATTGCGGATTCTGTGCAGCAGTTACGTAGCTTGCTGGGCATTTAA
- the argB gene encoding acetylglutamate kinase, translated as MREKLTVIKVGGKIVEEEATLHKLLDDFAAIEGYKVLVHGGGRSATKLAAQLGIESQMVNGRRITDAETLKVVMMVYGGLVNKNIVAGLQARGANALGLTGADMDVIRSVKRPVKDVDYGFVGDVKQVNAEFLGDLIHKGVVPVMAPLTHDGAGNLLNTNADTIAGETAKALAALFDVTLVFCFEKKGVLRDENDDDSVIPQITPAEFKQYVADGVIQGGMIPKLENSFEALNAGVTEVVITLASAINENNGTYIKK; from the coding sequence ATGAGAGAAAAACTAACAGTAATAAAGGTGGGTGGCAAAATCGTGGAGGAAGAAGCTACCCTCCATAAGTTGTTGGATGACTTTGCAGCTATCGAGGGCTACAAAGTCCTGGTACACGGAGGTGGCCGTTCGGCCACAAAATTGGCTGCCCAACTGGGTATCGAGAGCCAGATGGTGAACGGGCGTCGTATCACGGATGCCGAAACACTGAAAGTAGTGATGATGGTGTACGGCGGACTGGTAAACAAGAATATTGTGGCCGGACTCCAGGCGCGTGGTGCCAATGCATTGGGATTGACAGGTGCGGATATGGATGTAATCCGTTCCGTGAAACGCCCGGTGAAAGACGTTGACTATGGTTTTGTGGGTGATGTAAAGCAAGTGAATGCAGAGTTTTTGGGTGATTTGATTCATAAAGGAGTAGTTCCCGTAATGGCTCCGCTGACGCACGACGGTGCAGGCAATCTACTGAATACAAATGCCGATACTATTGCAGGAGAGACTGCAAAGGCCCTTGCTGCTTTGTTCGATGTGACATTGGTATTCTGTTTTGAGAAGAAGGGTGTGCTTCGTGACGAGAACGATGACGATAGCGTGATACCTCAGATCACTCCTGCCGAATTCAAACAATACGTAGCGGATGGTGTTATTCAAGGAGGTATGATACCCAAGCTGGAGAATTCTTTTGAAGCTTTGAATGCGGGAGTGACAGAAGTGGTAATTACCTTAGCGTCAGCAATTAACGAGAATAACGGAACCTACATCAAAAAATAA
- a CDS encoding ABC transporter ATP-binding protein: protein MREFLQLMRRFVSPYKKYIGWAVLLNVLSAVFNVFSFTLLIPILNILFKTGDGSQVYHYMEWGSDSLKDVAINNFYYFVTRLIETHGPTMTLLFMGLFLAFMTMLKTSCYFGSSAIMIPLRTGVVRDIRIMVYSKVMHLPLGFFSQERKGDIIARMSGDVGEIENSITSSLDLLLKNPILILLYFSTLIITSWQLTLFTVVVLPGMGWLMGKVGKKLKRQSLEAQGKWSDTMSQLEETLGGLRIIKAFIAEDKMVDRFTKCSNELRDATNRVAIRQALAHPMSEFLGTLLIVLVLWFGGILILGNDHSSLEAPTFIFYMVILYSIINPLKEFAKAGYNIPKGLASMERVDKILKAENPIKEPANPKPLHGMNHEIEFKDVSFSYDGKREVLKHINLVVPKGQTIALVGQSGSGKSTLVDLLPRYHDIHFGEIRIDGVNIKDFRIHDLRGLIGNVNQEAILFNDTFFNNIAFGVENATMEQVVEAAKIANAHDFIMETEHGYDTSIGDRGGKLSGGQRQRVSIARAILKNPPILILDEATSALDTESERLVQEALERLMKTRTTIAIAHRLSTIKNADEICVLYEGEIVERGKHEELLEKDGYYKRLNDMQSLS from the coding sequence ATGAGGGAATTTCTGCAACTGATGCGACGTTTTGTGTCGCCTTATAAAAAGTATATAGGATGGGCAGTCCTGCTCAATGTTTTATCGGCTGTTTTCAACGTTTTTTCATTTACGTTATTGATTCCAATTCTGAATATCCTGTTTAAGACGGGTGATGGTTCACAGGTTTACCACTATATGGAGTGGGGAAGTGACAGCTTGAAAGATGTGGCGATTAATAACTTCTATTACTTTGTCACCCGATTGATTGAAACGCACGGACCAACAATGACGCTTCTGTTCATGGGGCTTTTCTTGGCCTTTATGACTATGCTGAAAACCTCTTGTTACTTCGGTTCTTCCGCCATCATGATTCCTTTGCGTACAGGAGTTGTTCGCGATATCCGTATCATGGTTTATTCCAAAGTAATGCATTTGCCGCTTGGCTTTTTCTCGCAGGAGCGGAAAGGAGATATCATTGCCCGTATGAGTGGTGACGTGGGTGAGATTGAAAACTCTATTACCAGTTCGCTGGACCTGTTGCTGAAGAATCCTATTCTGATTCTACTTTATTTCTCGACACTTATTATCACCAGTTGGCAGCTGACCTTGTTTACTGTAGTGGTGCTTCCCGGAATGGGTTGGTTGATGGGGAAAGTCGGCAAAAAACTGAAACGTCAGTCTTTGGAAGCTCAGGGCAAATGGAGTGATACAATGTCGCAACTGGAAGAGACTCTGGGAGGTTTACGAATCATCAAAGCCTTTATTGCTGAGGATAAGATGGTGGACCGTTTTACCAAGTGCAGTAATGAGTTGCGTGATGCGACTAATAGGGTAGCTATCCGTCAGGCTTTGGCTCACCCGATGAGTGAGTTCTTGGGAACACTTCTTATCGTATTGGTACTGTGGTTTGGTGGTATATTAATTTTGGGTAATGATCACTCTTCGCTGGAAGCTCCTACATTCATCTTCTACATGGTTATCCTTTATAGTATCATCAACCCGTTGAAAGAATTTGCGAAAGCAGGATATAACATCCCGAAAGGTTTGGCTTCTATGGAGCGTGTGGATAAGATTCTGAAAGCAGAGAATCCTATTAAAGAACCTGCAAACCCGAAGCCTTTGCATGGAATGAATCATGAGATTGAGTTTAAAGATGTTTCTTTCAGCTATGATGGAAAGAGGGAAGTTCTGAAACATATAAATCTGGTTGTGCCTAAGGGACAGACCATTGCATTGGTAGGTCAGTCTGGTTCAGGTAAGTCTACCTTAGTTGATTTGTTGCCACGTTATCACGATATACACTTCGGTGAAATCAGGATTGATGGCGTTAATATTAAAGATTTCCGAATTCATGATTTGCGTGGTTTGATAGGGAATGTAAATCAGGAGGCTATCCTGTTTAATGATACATTCTTCAATAATATCGCTTTCGGTGTAGAAAATGCTACCATGGAGCAGGTTGTTGAGGCAGCGAAGATTGCAAATGCTCACGACTTCATCATGGAAACAGAACACGGGTACGATACAAGTATCGGTGACCGTGGTGGCAAACTTTCCGGAGGACAACGCCAACGTGTCAGCATAGCCCGTGCCATCTTGAAGAATCCGCCTATCCTTATTCTTGATGAAGCTACTTCTGCTCTTGATACAGAATCTGAACGTCTGGTGCAGGAGGCTTTGGAACGTCTGATGAAAACGCGTACCACAATTGCTATTGCCCACCGTCTTTCTACAATTAAGAATGCAGATGAAATTTGTGTGCTTTATGAAGGAGAAATTGTGGAAAGAGGTAAGCATGAGGAACTGCTGGAGAAAGACGGATATTATAAACGGTTGAATGATATGCAGTCTCTGTCTTAA
- the speA gene encoding biosynthetic arginine decarboxylase, producing MRKWRIEDSEELYNITGWGTSYFGINDKGHVVVTPRKNGVGVDLKELVDELQLRDVAAPMLIRFPDILDNRIEKTSSCFRQAAEEYGYKAQNFIIYPIKVNQMRPVVEEIISHGKKFNLGLEAGSKPELHAVIAINSDSDSLIICNGYKDESYIELALLAQKMGKRIFLVVEKMNELKLIAKMAKQLNVMPNIGIRIKLASSGSGKWEDSGGDASKFGLSSSELLEALDFLESKGLKDCLKLIHFHIGSQVTKIRRIKTALREASQFYVQLHAMGFKVEFVDIGGGLGVDYDGTRSSSSESSVNYSIQEYVNDSISTLVDASDKNGIPHPNIITESGRALTAHHSVLIFEVLETTTLPEWDDDEEVTEEDHELVQELYGIWDTLNQNRMLEAWHDAQQIREEALDLFSHGIVDLKTRAQIERLYWSVMREVNQIAGGLKHAPDELRGLPKLLADKYFCNFSLFQSLPDSWAIDQIFPIMPIQRLDERPDRAATLQDITCDSDGKIANFISTKNVAHYLPTHSLKSKEPYYMGVFLVGAYQEILGDMHNLFGDTNAVHVSVNEKGYTIEQVIDGETVAEVLDYVQYSPKKLVRTLETWVTQSVKEGRISLEEGKEFLSNYRSGLYGYTYLE from the coding sequence ATGAGAAAATGGCGTATTGAAGATTCAGAAGAGCTTTATAACATTACAGGTTGGGGCACTTCGTACTTTGGTATCAATGACAAAGGTCATGTAGTGGTGACACCTCGTAAAAACGGTGTCGGCGTCGATTTGAAAGAATTGGTGGATGAGTTGCAATTGCGAGACGTGGCGGCTCCTATGCTGATACGTTTTCCCGATATTCTGGATAATCGGATTGAGAAGACTTCTTCGTGTTTTAGACAGGCCGCTGAGGAATACGGCTATAAAGCGCAGAACTTTATTATCTATCCTATTAAGGTTAATCAGATGCGCCCTGTGGTTGAGGAGATTATCAGCCATGGAAAGAAATTCAATCTCGGGTTGGAAGCCGGGTCGAAGCCTGAACTTCATGCTGTGATTGCGATAAACTCAGATTCTGACTCGTTGATTATCTGCAACGGCTACAAGGATGAGAGCTATATAGAGCTGGCTTTGCTTGCCCAGAAGATGGGAAAGCGCATTTTTCTTGTAGTAGAAAAAATGAACGAGCTAAAGCTGATAGCCAAGATGGCGAAGCAGCTGAATGTTATGCCTAATATCGGTATTCGTATTAAATTGGCTTCTTCAGGAAGTGGCAAGTGGGAAGATTCTGGCGGTGATGCAAGCAAATTTGGACTCAGTTCCAGTGAATTGCTCGAAGCACTCGATTTTTTGGAGTCAAAAGGACTGAAAGATTGTCTAAAATTGATACATTTCCATATCGGAAGCCAGGTTACAAAAATTCGTCGCATTAAGACAGCCTTGCGCGAAGCATCCCAATTCTATGTGCAGCTTCACGCTATGGGATTCAAAGTAGAATTTGTTGATATCGGTGGAGGTTTGGGCGTAGATTACGATGGAACACGCTCGTCCAGCAGCGAAAGCAGCGTCAATTATTCCATTCAGGAATATGTGAATGATTCTATTTCTACTTTGGTGGATGCCAGTGATAAAAATGGCATTCCCCATCCCAATATTATTACGGAAAGCGGACGTGCACTGACTGCCCATCATTCCGTACTTATTTTTGAAGTGCTAGAAACCACCACTTTGCCCGAATGGGATGATGATGAAGAAGTGACTGAGGAAGACCATGAATTGGTACAGGAACTTTATGGCATTTGGGACACGTTGAATCAAAATAGGATGCTGGAAGCTTGGCACGATGCGCAACAAATCCGTGAAGAAGCGCTCGACCTGTTCAGTCATGGAATCGTGGATTTGAAAACACGTGCACAGATTGAGCGTCTGTACTGGTCTGTCATGCGTGAGGTGAACCAGATTGCAGGCGGGTTGAAGCATGCTCCCGATGAACTTCGCGGATTGCCGAAACTGTTGGCGGATAAATATTTCTGTAACTTCTCGCTGTTCCAGTCCCTGCCGGATTCCTGGGCTATCGACCAAATATTCCCGATTATGCCCATTCAGCGTTTGGACGAACGTCCCGACCGTGCGGCAACCTTACAGGACATTACTTGTGATTCGGATGGAAAGATAGCTAACTTTATCTCGACTAAGAATGTGGCACACTATCTGCCCACTCATTCTTTAAAGAGCAAGGAGCCTTATTATATGGGTGTGTTTCTGGTAGGTGCCTATCAGGAGATTCTGGGCGATATGCATAATCTTTTCGGCGATACGAATGCTGTGCATGTATCTGTTAATGAGAAAGGATATACCATCGAACAGGTGATTGATGGTGAAACTGTGGCGGAAGTGCTTGACTATGTTCAATATAGTCCCAAGAAGCTGGTGCGTACATTGGAGACTTGGGTGACTCAATCAGTAAAAGAGGGACGTATCTCATTGGAGGAAGGTAAAGAGTTCCTTTCCAATTATCGTTCCGGTCTGTACGGATATACCTATTTGGAATAA